The Verrucomicrobiia bacterium genome window below encodes:
- a CDS encoding outer membrane beta-barrel protein, with protein MAQNLLVGPFRLNMGFTAGADFRDNANLSENHPKADVLLSVGPTLSGGVFLPFAGGEEFTLTMAATYSHSLTGAQSDSFGAPLNASLVLPIYVAEWNVVLSDSFSFENDPLDSTFAVNRTRVTEYSNIASASATRQLGKFSTTFAAQRTDDIFPSDTSQEETDYQFSFTPAYFFREGYSVFVRNTYGISYLVDPTLRDSHGYSSQLGLNGQITKSLNGTVSLGWSHLELDATKTNGVDHIDGVSSQIAVNYMHPLRPNTTHTLTFFHDPGITLGLKNSSITEATGVNYTIAHRLNRYMTLAPSVGWTHLESLSGSQEIADLIVVGFSLQRQFTKKLTGSFAYRYQTRNSNLSGQSYDVNEVTVNLNYTF; from the coding sequence ATGGCCCAAAACTTATTGGTGGGCCCTTTCCGTCTGAACATGGGTTTTACCGCTGGCGCGGATTTCCGGGACAACGCGAACCTCAGTGAGAACCACCCGAAGGCCGATGTGCTGCTCAGCGTCGGGCCGACCCTGTCGGGCGGCGTCTTCCTGCCTTTTGCCGGCGGCGAAGAATTCACGCTAACCATGGCGGCGACGTACAGCCATTCGCTGACGGGAGCTCAATCGGACAGCTTTGGCGCGCCATTGAATGCGTCGTTGGTCCTGCCCATCTACGTGGCGGAATGGAACGTGGTTTTGTCGGACAGCTTCAGCTTCGAAAATGACCCCCTTGACAGTACATTCGCGGTGAACCGAACCCGCGTGACGGAGTATTCGAATATCGCCTCGGCCAGCGCCACGCGCCAACTGGGGAAATTCTCCACGACCTTCGCGGCGCAACGCACGGATGATATTTTCCCCAGCGATACTTCGCAGGAGGAAACCGATTACCAGTTTTCGTTTACGCCGGCCTATTTTTTTCGAGAAGGCTATTCGGTCTTCGTCAGAAACACGTACGGGATCAGCTACCTTGTCGATCCCACCTTGCGCGACTCCCACGGTTATTCGAGCCAACTTGGGTTGAATGGGCAGATCACGAAAAGCTTGAACGGCACTGTCAGCCTGGGTTGGTCGCATCTGGAACTGGACGCGACCAAGACAAATGGAGTCGACCACATCGACGGCGTAAGCTCCCAGATCGCGGTGAACTATATGCACCCGTTGCGTCCGAATACGACGCACACGCTGACATTTTTCCACGATCCGGGTATCACGCTTGGATTGAAGAATTCGAGCATCACGGAAGCCACTGGCGTCAACTACACAATCGCCCATCGGCTGAACCGGTACATGACGCTTGCGCCCTCGGTCGGCTGGACCCATCTTGAATCCCTCAGCGGAAGCCAGGAGATTGCGGACCTGATCGTGGTCGGTTTCAGTTTGCAACGGCAGTTCACGAAGAAATTGACCGGGTCTTTTGCTTACCGGTACCAGACGCGAAATTCGAACCTCAGCGGCCAGAGTTACGATGTGAATGAGGTGACGGTCAACCTTAACTACACATTCTAG
- a CDS encoding SGNH/GDSL hydrolase family protein, whose amino-acid sequence MTRQVLMAVLLVAFGAFTSAHGQIGALGVMGDSLSDEYFEESYGTYATNWVQQLVNYRSVNVGPTAVAAGQPGGTWGSPRRTGYEFNWALSGDTSSNLLADGQATGLAAQVLPDGITHAVLAIGANDFNPDFTTYPTAAYLNIYNGSWSASQISNYVAKVLTNIETAVATVETTGVNLVVFNILDYGKTPAVYNNFFYTNGGNRERVAAAIQQANAGLLYLTQKYQVPLVDAFALQRVIFGSNTNLQTTLSIGNVAIHLQQSDSNPTNSPNRTAAFVADGAHPHTTIQGLFANMALEGISLGYGTTVPLFTEQEILNHAGVAYGGHDTLMNQIGSYTNYVVLPIRPRVTSLGFAGGNLQLGFMTVSNQFYRVEMTSNLVEGSWSLLTNNVRGTGGAVSVNDLTASGQSQRFYRVRQLP is encoded by the coding sequence ATGACTCGACAGGTTCTGATGGCAGTCCTGTTGGTGGCGTTCGGCGCGTTCACGTCGGCCCATGGGCAAATTGGGGCGCTGGGGGTGATGGGCGACAGTCTTAGCGATGAGTATTTCGAAGAGAGCTACGGAACGTATGCGACGAACTGGGTGCAGCAGTTGGTCAACTATCGAAGCGTGAATGTAGGCCCTACGGCGGTGGCGGCGGGTCAGCCGGGCGGCACGTGGGGCAGTCCGCGCCGGACGGGTTACGAATTCAACTGGGCGCTTTCCGGCGACACTTCATCGAACCTCCTGGCCGACGGTCAGGCCACGGGATTGGCCGCGCAAGTTTTGCCCGACGGCATCACCCATGCGGTGCTGGCGATCGGGGCGAACGACTTCAACCCGGATTTTACCACCTACCCCACCGCGGCGTATTTGAACATCTATAATGGGTCGTGGTCGGCTTCCCAGATTAGCAACTACGTGGCGAAGGTCCTGACCAACATTGAAACGGCGGTGGCGACGGTCGAGACAACCGGGGTGAATTTGGTGGTGTTCAACATCCTCGACTACGGGAAGACGCCGGCCGTTTACAATAATTTCTTCTACACCAACGGCGGCAACCGCGAGCGGGTGGCCGCAGCCATCCAGCAAGCCAACGCGGGCCTGCTCTACCTCACGCAGAAGTATCAGGTCCCGTTGGTCGACGCTTTCGCCCTGCAACGGGTCATCTTCGGGTCGAACACCAACCTGCAGACGACCCTGTCCATCGGCAATGTCGCCATCCACTTGCAGCAATCGGATTCCAATCCCACGAACAGTCCGAATCGGACGGCGGCGTTCGTGGCGGACGGGGCGCATCCGCACACGACGATCCAGGGGCTGTTCGCGAACATGGCGCTGGAGGGGATTTCGCTGGGCTACGGGACGACGGTGCCGCTGTTCACGGAGCAGGAGATACTCAATCACGCCGGCGTGGCGTACGGCGGGCACGATACCCTGATGAACCAGATTGGCTCGTACACCAATTATGTCGTCCTGCCCATTCGCCCGCGAGTGACCTCGCTGGGATTCGCGGGCGGGAATTTGCAGCTCGGGTTTATGACCGTGTCCAACCAGTTCTATCGCGTGGAGATGACGAGCAACCTGGTCGAGGGCAGCTGGAGCTTGTTGACCAACAATGTACGCGGAACCGGCGGTGCGGTCAGCGTGAACGATCTGACGGCCAGCGGTCAGAGCCAGCGCTTCTATCGTGTCCGACAACTGCCCTAA
- a CDS encoding 1,4-alpha-glucan branching protein domain-containing protein: MPQGYVALILHAHLPFVRHPEYEDFLEEDWLYEAITETYIPLIKMMEGLVRDNVDFRLTMSLTPPLCSMLLDPLLQERYIRHITRLIELSEKEIERTKWDRAFNDLAWFYHHRFQEARATFCDSYGRNLVGAFRKFQELGKLEIITCGATHGFLPLMAEHPESIRAQIMIARDHYRQCFGCDPRGIWLPECAYVPGIEKFLQEANIRWFIMDTHGIMFGHPRPRYGIYAPVFTPTGVAAFGRDVESSKQVWSSEEGYPGDGDYRDFYRDVGFDLEYDYIKPYIHPDGIRCFTGMKYFRITGKTSDKQPYNRHNAMEKAASHAGNFMFNREKQVEHLVGIMKRPPLIISPYDAELYGHWWFEGPDFINYFTRKVAFDQNVFKLTTPTEYLRGFPTQQITQPSASSWGNKGYWEVWLEGSNAWIYPHLHMAAQRMTELARNFKNGDHLTQRGLKQAARELLLAQSSDWAFIMKTGTMVPYAVKRTKDHILRFTRLYDQIKEHRIDEPWLASIEWRDNIFPDVNYHYYA, translated from the coding sequence GTGCCACAAGGTTATGTAGCGCTCATTCTGCACGCGCATCTGCCGTTCGTGCGCCATCCCGAGTACGAGGATTTTCTCGAGGAAGACTGGCTTTACGAGGCCATCACCGAGACGTACATCCCTCTCATCAAGATGATGGAAGGCCTCGTCCGCGACAATGTGGATTTTCGCCTGACGATGTCGCTCACGCCGCCGCTCTGCTCGATGCTCCTCGACCCGCTGCTTCAGGAGCGTTACATCCGCCACATCACGCGGCTCATCGAACTCAGCGAAAAGGAAATCGAACGCACGAAATGGGACCGCGCTTTCAACGACCTTGCCTGGTTCTACCACCACCGTTTTCAAGAGGCGCGCGCGACGTTCTGCGACAGCTACGGGCGCAACCTCGTCGGTGCCTTCCGCAAGTTTCAGGAGCTGGGCAAACTCGAGATCATCACCTGCGGCGCAACGCACGGTTTCCTGCCCTTGATGGCCGAACATCCCGAATCGATCCGCGCCCAGATCATGATCGCGCGCGACCACTATCGCCAATGTTTCGGTTGCGACCCGCGCGGGATCTGGTTGCCGGAATGCGCCTATGTGCCCGGCATTGAAAAGTTTCTCCAGGAAGCCAACATCCGCTGGTTCATCATGGACACGCATGGCATCATGTTCGGCCATCCGCGTCCGCGCTACGGAATTTACGCGCCGGTGTTCACGCCGACGGGCGTGGCCGCGTTCGGGCGCGACGTCGAATCCTCGAAACAGGTCTGGAGTTCCGAGGAAGGCTATCCCGGCGACGGCGATTACCGCGATTTCTACCGCGACGTCGGTTTCGACCTCGAATACGATTACATCAAACCGTACATCCACCCCGACGGCATCCGCTGTTTCACCGGTATGAAATATTTCCGCATCACCGGCAAAACGTCGGACAAACAACCGTACAACCGGCACAACGCAATGGAGAAGGCCGCGTCGCACGCCGGCAACTTCATGTTCAATCGCGAAAAGCAGGTCGAACATCTCGTCGGCATCATGAAACGCCCGCCGCTGATCATCTCGCCCTACGACGCGGAGTTGTACGGTCACTGGTGGTTTGAAGGTCCTGACTTCATCAACTATTTCACGCGCAAGGTCGCCTTCGACCAGAACGTCTTCAAGCTCACCACGCCGACCGAATATTTGCGTGGTTTCCCGACCCAGCAGATCACGCAACCGAGCGCCTCCAGCTGGGGTAACAAGGGTTACTGGGAGGTCTGGCTCGAAGGTTCCAACGCGTGGATCTACCCGCACCTGCACATGGCCGCGCAACGCATGACGGAGCTCGCCCGCAACTTCAAGAACGGCGACCATCTCACGCAGCGCGGCCTCAAACAGGCTGCCCGTGAACTGCTCCTCGCGCAATCCAGCGACTGGGCGTTCATCATGAAGACGGGAACGATGGTGCCCTACGCGGTGAAACGGACGAAGGACCACATCCTGCGCTTCACGCGCCTCTACGACCAAATCAAAGAACATCGCATCGACGAGCCCTGGCTCGCTTCCATCGAGTGGCGCGACAATATTTTCCCCGACGTTAATTACCACTACTACGCGTAG
- a CDS encoding DUF4912 domain-containing protein produces the protein MKMADLLAKTKTDLLKIAQRHGLRGVSTLKKEELADKIHQAQRRFKGPTTKQPLGASTVARTVADAVKRRAVRKHATEAAAPTKAPAAARTQAIRPVRRAKVVSKSRPVEIEAGEASHPSAELSAHKFDVAPVSPPPRQVFQEEHLGELPDAYGTGHLFLTARDPHWLYVYWDLNWQQMADFRGQAADGRLLLRIFEKNHADPFQVLTLGHESRNWYIPVNKAATTYRAELGFWRHDGQFHAVSHSRETTTPPDAISPDTTARFATIPIDISFHELFEIIRGHMREGEALAEALHRLQLAGFRFPFKLGLELGPWTADQAAELERILGGDLFRRIQMGSFEITEWLRRRLQEELSSGLSSGFSPSGSSWSGAPQKGFWFAVNAELIIYGATEPTAKVTIDGKPVKLRSDGTFSFQYAFPDGQYKLPVVAISAAGDDQRAVQLTFERQSRTKGEVGKVKQPAHLKSPAAA, from the coding sequence ATGAAGATGGCAGACTTACTGGCGAAAACAAAAACTGATTTACTGAAAATTGCTCAACGGCATGGCTTGCGGGGCGTGTCCACGCTCAAGAAGGAAGAGCTAGCCGACAAAATTCATCAGGCCCAGCGGCGCTTCAAAGGGCCAACGACCAAGCAGCCGCTGGGTGCCAGCACTGTCGCCCGCACGGTTGCTGACGCCGTCAAACGCCGCGCGGTTCGCAAACATGCCACGGAAGCAGCCGCTCCCACAAAGGCCCCTGCTGCAGCCCGGACGCAGGCAATACGACCGGTACGGCGCGCCAAAGTCGTCTCAAAGTCCAGGCCTGTGGAAATCGAGGCGGGGGAGGCAAGCCACCCATCTGCCGAGCTTTCCGCCCACAAATTCGATGTCGCGCCGGTGTCACCGCCACCGCGGCAGGTCTTTCAGGAGGAGCACCTGGGTGAATTGCCCGATGCGTACGGCACTGGCCATCTCTTTCTCACGGCGCGCGATCCACACTGGCTCTATGTCTACTGGGATCTCAACTGGCAGCAGATGGCTGACTTCCGCGGCCAGGCCGCCGACGGCCGTTTGCTCCTGCGGATCTTCGAGAAGAACCACGCGGATCCGTTTCAGGTGCTGACGCTCGGTCACGAGTCGCGCAATTGGTACATCCCCGTCAACAAGGCTGCAACCACGTACCGCGCCGAACTCGGTTTCTGGCGGCATGACGGCCAGTTTCACGCGGTCAGTCATTCGCGCGAGACCACCACGCCGCCCGATGCGATTTCGCCCGATACGACGGCACGGTTCGCCACCATTCCGATCGATATTTCGTTCCACGAACTCTTTGAGATCATTCGCGGACACATGCGCGAGGGCGAGGCCCTGGCCGAGGCGCTGCATCGCCTGCAACTCGCGGGGTTCCGTTTCCCGTTCAAACTCGGGTTGGAGCTTGGCCCTTGGACCGCGGACCAAGCCGCCGAGTTGGAACGCATCCTCGGTGGCGATCTGTTCCGCCGCATCCAGATGGGATCGTTCGAGATTACGGAATGGCTGCGCCGCCGTTTACAGGAGGAACTCAGCTCGGGATTGTCCAGCGGATTTAGCCCGTCAGGTTCGAGCTGGTCCGGCGCGCCGCAGAAGGGGTTCTGGTTCGCGGTGAATGCCGAGTTGATCATTTACGGCGCGACGGAACCGACGGCGAAGGTTACGATCGACGGCAAGCCAGTGAAGTTGCGCAGCGACGGGACCTTCTCATTCCAGTACGCGTTCCCGGACGGCCAGTACAAATTGCCGGTTGTGGCCATCTCGGCCGCAGGTGACGACCAGCGTGCGGTGCAACTGACCTTCGAACGCCAGAGCCGCACGAAAGGCGAGGTGGGCAAGGTCAAACAGCCGGCGCACCTCAAGTCGCCCGCCGCCGCGTGA
- a CDS encoding ACT domain-containing protein has protein sequence MKTSESVTGGENVSPAVAPAVVGSHLNRSSKTVQQIFETHRSRLYELTVNADLGIRSEELELHFASMPLRYWPRVDSAALRWHLEIIHQFVDGLTRGDVLLAPPVMHWRHFPDRGFSEVVVCAWDRPGLLARVAGAFAATGLNIVRADIYTRADNVVLDVFQVCDEELRHVEDISRLKQMEQLLAVAFSPNSDGESVLRTWMQCAGAPETVAGRKAAVLTFDNDRFDDYTVLQVEAPDRVGLLHDILEAISTCDVDIVHAVIVTEEDQAADVFFMTGTDGRKIRDAARLEQIRDRVRAALG, from the coding sequence ATGAAAACGTCCGAGTCAGTTACGGGCGGTGAGAATGTGTCGCCAGCGGTCGCGCCGGCGGTGGTGGGGTCGCATCTGAATCGAAGCTCAAAGACCGTGCAGCAGATTTTCGAGACGCATCGGAGCCGGTTGTACGAGTTGACGGTGAACGCCGACCTGGGGATCCGGTCGGAGGAACTCGAATTGCATTTTGCCAGCATGCCGTTGCGGTACTGGCCGCGGGTGGACAGCGCGGCGTTGCGATGGCACCTGGAAATCATCCATCAATTTGTCGACGGTCTCACGCGCGGCGATGTTTTACTCGCACCACCCGTGATGCATTGGCGGCACTTCCCTGACAGGGGTTTCTCCGAAGTGGTCGTTTGCGCGTGGGACCGTCCGGGATTACTGGCCCGGGTCGCCGGGGCGTTCGCGGCGACGGGGTTGAACATCGTGCGGGCGGACATCTATACGCGGGCGGACAACGTGGTGCTCGACGTGTTCCAGGTCTGCGATGAAGAATTGCGGCACGTCGAGGACATTTCGCGGCTCAAGCAGATGGAGCAACTGTTGGCCGTCGCGTTCAGCCCGAATAGCGACGGCGAGTCGGTGCTGCGGACCTGGATGCAATGCGCGGGCGCGCCCGAAACCGTCGCGGGCCGGAAGGCGGCAGTGTTGACGTTCGATAACGACCGCTTTGACGATTACACCGTCTTGCAGGTGGAAGCCCCGGATCGTGTGGGGTTGCTGCACGACATTTTGGAGGCCATTTCCACATGCGACGTGGACATCGTCCACGCTGTCATCGTGACGGAAGAAGACCAGGCCGCGGATGTGTTCTTCATGACCGGCACCGACGGCCGGAAGATTCGCGATGCGGCCCGGTTGGAACAGATTCGCGACAGAGTGCGGGCGGCGCTGGGTTGA